Proteins encoded by one window of Diachasmimorpha longicaudata isolate KC_UGA_2023 chromosome 20, iyDiaLong2, whole genome shotgun sequence:
- the LOC135171480 gene encoding thioredoxin-2-like isoform X3, which translates to MDFCRHQNDLKKRLEEAGDKLVIIDFFATWCGPCKVIAPQFEELSKEHPDIVFLKVDVDDNEDIATEYEISSMPTFIFIKNNTVVHQFSGASLQKIQEGIQAHQN; encoded by the exons AATGACCTGAAGAAGAGGCTGGAGGAAGCTGGTGACAAACTCGTCATCATTGACTTCTTTGCCACGTGGTGTGGCCCCTGCAAGGTCATCGCACCACAATTTGAGGAACTGTCGAAGGAACATCCAGATATTGTCTTTCTCAAGGTCGACGTTGATGATAATGAGGATATTGCAACGGAATATGAGATCAGCAGTATGCCGACGTTCATCTTCATCAAGAATAACACAGTC GTCCACCAGTTCTCGGGTGCTAGTCTTCAAAAAATCCAGGAAGGTATCCAGGCGCATCAGAACTAG
- the LOC135171480 gene encoding thioredoxin-2-like isoform X2, with protein MVVIIENQNDLKKRLEEAGDKLVIIDFFATWCGPCKVIAPQFEELSKEHPDIVFLKVDVDDNEDIATEYEISSMPTFIFIKNNTVVHQFSGASLQKIQEGIQAHQN; from the exons AATGACCTGAAGAAGAGGCTGGAGGAAGCTGGTGACAAACTCGTCATCATTGACTTCTTTGCCACGTGGTGTGGCCCCTGCAAGGTCATCGCACCACAATTTGAGGAACTGTCGAAGGAACATCCAGATATTGTCTTTCTCAAGGTCGACGTTGATGATAATGAGGATATTGCAACGGAATATGAGATCAGCAGTATGCCGACGTTCATCTTCATCAAGAATAACACAGTC GTCCACCAGTTCTCGGGTGCTAGTCTTCAAAAAATCCAGGAAGGTATCCAGGCGCATCAGAACTAG
- the LOC135171480 gene encoding thioredoxin-2-like isoform X1 has product MMLMVLGASDTFFGEKWDIQKNDLKKRLEEAGDKLVIIDFFATWCGPCKVIAPQFEELSKEHPDIVFLKVDVDDNEDIATEYEISSMPTFIFIKNNTVVHQFSGASLQKIQEGIQAHQN; this is encoded by the exons ATGATGTTGATGGTGTTGGGGGCGTCAGacacattttttggggaaaaatgggACATTCAGAAG AATGACCTGAAGAAGAGGCTGGAGGAAGCTGGTGACAAACTCGTCATCATTGACTTCTTTGCCACGTGGTGTGGCCCCTGCAAGGTCATCGCACCACAATTTGAGGAACTGTCGAAGGAACATCCAGATATTGTCTTTCTCAAGGTCGACGTTGATGATAATGAGGATATTGCAACGGAATATGAGATCAGCAGTATGCCGACGTTCATCTTCATCAAGAATAACACAGTC GTCCACCAGTTCTCGGGTGCTAGTCTTCAAAAAATCCAGGAAGGTATCCAGGCGCATCAGAACTAG